The following proteins come from a genomic window of Rutidosis leptorrhynchoides isolate AG116_Rl617_1_P2 chromosome 10, CSIRO_AGI_Rlap_v1, whole genome shotgun sequence:
- the LOC139871198 gene encoding uncharacterized protein → MNSGPFSRHKNTRALYLQRQFTNIKLDNFPNVTAYYQELKSISDQLGNVGDKVSDPRMVLQLITGLNANFDTIGTQLSYITPLPSIYQARSMLLLEESRKQKQILPPSTPTDVALVTTATDSSLPRPSSTANYQYHDSNRGRGGNR, encoded by the coding sequence ATGAATTCAGGACCTTTTTCAAGACATAAAAACACTCGAGCACTCTATCTTCAACGCCAATTTACCAACATCAAGCTTGATAATTTTCCTAATGTTACTGCATATTACCAAGAACTGAAATCAATTTCAGATCAATTAGGCAATGTTGGGGATAAAGTATCCGATCCGAGAATGGTTCTTCAATTGATAACCGGCCTGAATGCTAATTTTGACACAATTGGTACACAATTGTCTTACATTACACCCTTACCATCGATTTACCAAGCTCGATCCATGCTATTGTTGGAAGAATCTCGCAAACAAAAACAAATTCTTCCACCCTCTACACCTACGGATGTAGCCCTAGTCACCACCGCTACCGATTCTTCCTTACCCAGGCCATCATCAACTGCTAATTATCAGTATCACGATTCCAATCGGGGTCGTGGTGGCAATCGTTGA
- the LOC139871199 gene encoding uncharacterized protein: protein MADQKYHPAFTVSNIKNHIPITLEMDKAKYSTWSELFKITCRAYDVIDHIIPPSTDTSDSAVSTDTTNNSAVSWARLDAVVLNWIFEKISIDLLDNIFEADSTAAKTWK from the coding sequence ATGGCAGATCAAAAATACCACCCTGCATTTACAGTATCAAATATCAAAAATCACATTCCCATTACTCTTGAAATGGACAAAGCAAAATATTCTACCTGGTCAGAGCTTTTCAAAATAACCTGCAGAGCATATGATGTAATTGATCATATTATTCCTCCATCTACTGATACTTCGGATTCTGCTGTTTCCACCGACACTACCAACAATTCTGCTGTTTCTTGGGCTCGACTAGATGCAGTGGTTCTTAATTGGATCTTTGAAAAAATTTCCATTGATCTTCTAGACAACATATTTGAAGCAGACTCCACGGCTGCAAAAACCTGGAAATGA